In a single window of the Aridibaculum aurantiacum genome:
- a CDS encoding SRPBCC family protein, with the protein MAGTITVEAQMMIRKPVEEVYNAFIDPAITKHFWFTKSSGKLETGQTVEWEWEMYQVTTNVYVKQLVPNELISIEWDEPPTTVDFVFQKLAEDKTYVQVRNYGFAKPAGEILELVKDLTGGFTTVLDGLKAYLEHGINLNLVADKFPKEAMREG; encoded by the coding sequence ATGGCTGGTACCATAACTGTAGAAGCACAGATGATGATCAGGAAACCTGTTGAGGAGGTTTATAATGCATTCATTGATCCTGCTATTACAAAGCATTTTTGGTTTACGAAGAGTAGTGGTAAACTGGAGACTGGGCAAACAGTAGAGTGGGAGTGGGAGATGTACCAGGTAACAACCAACGTGTATGTAAAACAGCTTGTTCCAAATGAGCTTATATCCATAGAATGGGATGAGCCACCTACTACCGTTGATTTTGTTTTTCAAAAACTGGCTGAAGATAAAACCTATGTGCAGGTACGCAACTATGGCTTTGCTAAGCCAGCCGGTGAAATATTGGAATTGGTGAAAGATCTTACAGGTGGTTTTACAACAGTATTGGACGGCTTGAAAGCTTACCTGGAACATGGCATTAACCTGAACCTGGTCGCAGATAAATTTCCCAAAGAAGCAATGCGAGAAGGGTAA
- a CDS encoding response regulator — protein sequence MKNFEVLLVDDDAIDRELFIEAIETLGGYTIAEATNGNEALLYLQQAASLPQLIILDLNMPVKDGRETLIELKKDPIFKTIPVCIMSTSSAHFDVQHAYNEGASLFLVKPLEYKQLIEMLTSLLTLFGKHVVYAHLIQAKQ from the coding sequence GTGAAAAATTTTGAAGTATTACTGGTAGACGATGATGCAATAGACAGGGAGCTCTTTATAGAAGCTATAGAAACTTTAGGTGGTTATACAATAGCAGAGGCCACCAATGGTAATGAGGCATTGCTTTACTTACAACAGGCTGCTAGCTTGCCGCAACTTATTATTCTTGATCTTAATATGCCGGTAAAAGACGGCAGGGAAACACTGATAGAACTTAAGAAAGATCCCATTTTCAAAACAATACCGGTTTGTATCATGTCTACTTCCAGTGCACACTTTGATGTGCAGCATGCATATAATGAAGGCGCATCACTCTTCCTGGTAAAGCCTCTGGAGTATAAGCAGCTAATAGAAATGCTGACCTCGCTATTGACACTGTTTGGCAAACATGTAGTATATGCACATTTGATCCAGGCCAAACAATAA